Proteins co-encoded in one Stenotrophomonas maltophilia genomic window:
- a CDS encoding SirB1 family protein, protein MQDRITLPDWDALADLEDGALPLLPTALLIARDEYPDLQPSTYDALIQSHVDHLRSEVESIDSSPLKMAAINRHLFDELGYSGDHDEYYDPRNSYLNQVFERRLGNPISLALVQMEVSRRLGIPLDGVSFPGHFLVRLPVDDGVLVMDPFNGGRPLDVDELRERAKSHLGGQMPDDQVLAQILDPAPSRAILMRMLRNLHGVYAEAGEWDRAARSADRLLKLAPDQHDALRDRGLAYLQLEYLAGARHDLGQYLKRNPEASDAQWLREKLIDLGGPMPRLH, encoded by the coding sequence ATGCAGGACCGGATCACACTCCCCGACTGGGATGCACTGGCCGACCTCGAAGACGGGGCGCTGCCGTTGTTGCCGACCGCGCTGCTGATCGCGCGCGATGAATACCCCGATCTGCAGCCGTCCACCTACGACGCGCTGATCCAGAGCCATGTCGATCACCTCCGCTCGGAAGTGGAGAGCATCGACAGCAGCCCGTTGAAGATGGCCGCGATCAACCGCCACCTGTTTGACGAACTGGGCTACAGCGGCGACCACGACGAGTACTACGACCCGCGCAACAGCTATCTCAACCAGGTGTTCGAACGACGCCTGGGCAACCCGATCTCGCTGGCGCTGGTGCAGATGGAAGTGTCGCGACGGCTGGGCATCCCGCTCGATGGCGTGTCTTTCCCCGGCCATTTCCTGGTGCGCCTGCCGGTAGACGACGGTGTGCTGGTGATGGACCCGTTCAATGGTGGCCGCCCCCTGGATGTGGACGAACTGCGCGAGCGGGCCAAGTCACATCTGGGCGGGCAGATGCCCGATGACCAGGTGCTTGCGCAAATCCTCGACCCGGCTCCCTCGCGCGCGATCCTGATGCGCATGCTGCGCAACCTGCACGGCGTGTATGCCGAAGCGGGAGAATGGGACCGCGCCGCGCGCAGTGCCGACCGCCTGCTGAAGCTGGCCCCGGACCAGCACGACGCCCTGCGCGACCGCGGCCTGGCCTACCTGCAGCTGGAGTACCTGGCCGGCGCCCGCCACGACCTGGGGCAGTACCTCAAGCGCAATCCCGAGGCCAGCGACGCGCAGTGGCTGCGCGAGAAGCTGATCGACCTCGGCGGGCCGATGCCGCGGCTGCATTGA
- a CDS encoding acetylornithine transaminase, whose amino-acid sequence MTAATDPLISLSHYYLPVYKPRQVVLERGQGARVWDSQGREFIDLAAGIAVCGLGHNDPDLVAALVEQAGKLWHTSNVFYSAPPLHLAEELVKASRFAERVFLCNSGAEANEVAIKMVRKWASSQGRPADKRVIITFRGSFHGRTMGAVTATAQPKYQEGYEPLPGGFRYIDFNDEVQLETAMAAGDVAAVMLEPIQGEGGVMPAKSGFLKRVRELCDQHNALMVLDEIQAGMGRTGTLFAHWQDDVVPDMVTLAKALGGGFPIGAMLAGPKVAETMQFGAHGTTFGGNPLAAAVARVALRKLASAEIAANVSRQSKALRDGFAHINDEFGVFSEVRGRGLMLGAVLSKDFAGQAGAILDQAAEQGLLTLQAGPDVLRFVPSLNITDEEVAEGLKRLRAAIAAFVAAR is encoded by the coding sequence ATGACCGCCGCGACCGATCCGCTGATCTCCCTTTCGCACTACTACCTGCCGGTCTACAAGCCCCGCCAGGTGGTTCTGGAGCGAGGCCAGGGCGCCCGCGTGTGGGACAGCCAGGGCCGTGAATTCATCGACCTGGCCGCCGGCATCGCCGTGTGCGGCCTGGGTCACAACGATCCGGACCTGGTGGCCGCGCTGGTCGAACAGGCCGGCAAGCTCTGGCACACCAGCAACGTGTTCTACAGCGCACCGCCGCTGCACCTGGCCGAGGAGCTGGTCAAGGCCAGCCGGTTCGCCGAGCGCGTGTTCCTGTGCAATTCCGGCGCCGAAGCCAACGAAGTGGCGATCAAGATGGTCCGCAAGTGGGCCTCCAGCCAGGGTCGTCCGGCCGACAAGCGCGTCATCATCACCTTCCGCGGCAGCTTCCACGGCCGCACGATGGGCGCGGTGACCGCCACTGCCCAGCCGAAGTACCAGGAAGGCTACGAGCCGCTGCCCGGTGGCTTCCGCTACATCGACTTCAACGATGAAGTGCAGCTGGAAACCGCGATGGCCGCCGGCGACGTGGCTGCGGTGATGCTGGAGCCGATCCAGGGCGAGGGCGGCGTGATGCCGGCCAAGTCCGGTTTCCTCAAGCGCGTGCGTGAACTGTGCGACCAGCACAATGCGCTGATGGTGCTGGACGAGATCCAGGCCGGCATGGGCCGCACCGGCACGCTGTTCGCGCACTGGCAGGATGACGTGGTGCCGGACATGGTCACCCTGGCCAAGGCACTCGGCGGCGGCTTCCCGATCGGCGCGATGCTGGCCGGCCCGAAGGTGGCCGAGACCATGCAGTTCGGCGCGCACGGCACCACCTTCGGCGGCAATCCGCTGGCCGCTGCGGTGGCCCGCGTGGCGCTGCGCAAGCTGGCCTCGGCGGAGATCGCCGCCAACGTCAGCCGCCAGTCGAAGGCACTGCGCGATGGCTTCGCGCACATCAACGACGAGTTCGGCGTGTTCAGCGAGGTGCGTGGTCGCGGCCTGATGCTGGGTGCGGTGCTGAGCAAGGACTTCGCCGGCCAGGCCGGTGCGATCCTCGACCAGGCGGCCGAGCAGGGCCTGCTGACTCTGCAGGCCGGCCCGGACGTGCTGCGCTTCGTGCCATCGCTGAACATCACCGACGAAGAAGTGGCCGAAGGCCTCAAGCGACTGCGCGCAGCGATTGCCGCGTTCGTCGCGGCGCGCTGA
- a CDS encoding serine/threonine-protein kinase yields the protein MPHSPDTPPHALKADSFGRILLVNGPEGPFVRRDLGATPLWLRLPAWWLARREARALRHIHGMADVPQLLDWDGRHLDRSFMAGDAMYQRPPRGDVVWFHAARRLLQQLHRRGVAHNDLAKEANWLVTEDGRPALIDFQLAVIGHPRSRWMRLLAREDLRHLLKHKRMYCRESLTPVEKRVLKRTSWVRELWFATGKPVYRFVTRRILHWEDNEGQGPKP from the coding sequence ATGCCGCATTCGCCAGACACGCCACCGCACGCCCTGAAGGCCGACAGCTTCGGTCGCATCCTGCTCGTGAACGGGCCCGAAGGCCCCTTCGTCCGCCGTGATCTGGGGGCCACGCCGCTGTGGCTGCGGCTGCCGGCCTGGTGGCTGGCCCGCCGCGAAGCACGCGCGCTGCGCCATATCCACGGCATGGCCGATGTGCCACAGCTGCTGGACTGGGATGGCCGCCACCTGGACCGCAGCTTCATGGCCGGCGATGCCATGTACCAGCGCCCGCCGCGCGGCGACGTGGTCTGGTTCCATGCCGCGCGGCGCCTGCTGCAGCAGCTGCATCGGCGCGGTGTGGCGCACAACGACCTGGCGAAGGAAGCCAACTGGCTGGTCACCGAAGACGGTCGTCCGGCGCTGATCGACTTCCAGCTGGCGGTGATCGGCCATCCGCGTTCGCGCTGGATGCGCCTGCTGGCCCGCGAGGACCTGCGCCACCTGCTCAAGCACAAGCGCATGTACTGCCGGGAATCGCTGACCCCGGTGGAGAAGCGCGTGCTCAAGCGGACCTCGTGGGTACGCGAGCTGTGGTTCGCCACCGGCAAGCCGGTCTACCGCTTTGTCACCCGCCGCATCCTGCATTGGGAAGACAACGAGGGGCAGGGGCCGAAGCCGTGA
- the azu gene encoding azurin: protein MKAWMIAVGLGALMLAPSALARVCAVSIDSTDQMSFSSREIKVAADCSAVDLTLRHTGKLAATAMGHNWVLTRTADYQPVAMAGMRMTLADSYLPKADKRVLAHTRVIGGGETTRVRFSTQGLQKGGDYTFFCSFPGHFAMMKGKLVFG from the coding sequence ATGAAGGCTTGGATGATCGCAGTGGGACTGGGCGCGTTGATGCTGGCGCCGTCGGCGCTGGCGCGGGTGTGTGCGGTGAGCATAGACAGCACTGACCAGATGAGCTTCAGCAGCCGCGAGATCAAGGTGGCCGCCGATTGCAGTGCGGTGGACCTGACCCTGCGCCACACCGGCAAGCTGGCCGCCACCGCGATGGGCCACAACTGGGTGCTGACCCGCACTGCCGACTACCAGCCGGTGGCGATGGCCGGCATGCGCATGACTCTGGCCGACAGCTATCTGCCGAAGGCCGACAAGCGCGTGCTGGCGCACACCAGGGTGATCGGTGGTGGCGAGACCACGCGCGTGCGCTTCTCTACGCAGGGCCTGCAGAAGGGCGGCGATTACACCTTCTTCTGCTCATTCCCCGGCCACTTCGCGATGATGAAGGGCAAGCTCGTCTTCGGTTGA
- a CDS encoding YiiG family protein, whose protein sequence is MNASVRLLPLLLLGTLVGTAGCDKVPGPAAADPGLEKVNAYIECYNGVEQPIHEGFQTYTGWMKDPEAGPTGKETQPRSPGKVLSHRVEYCGQALTDALAKTPSTALDAPARDYQQAFQSLYALIERADGYFTREDYRRDGGEGLRSQHAPLMQAYAGFFKASEALDAALEKNENDRRAAQLKQIEESEGRSLAYYHLRLLGDGKQLATAFQGDAPDLPALRTQLADYQALVTEIQNSGVGKDDPMWGHVQRSADKLVRTAGRGVERLQQGKPITAEGLAAERKASGSWLTTDPEGAQSTILDAYNDLVTTSNRMR, encoded by the coding sequence TTGAACGCTTCTGTACGCCTGCTTCCCCTTCTTCTGCTCGGCACGCTGGTCGGTACGGCCGGTTGCGACAAAGTGCCGGGACCGGCGGCGGCCGATCCCGGCCTGGAGAAGGTCAACGCCTACATCGAGTGCTACAACGGCGTTGAACAACCCATCCACGAAGGCTTCCAGACCTACACCGGCTGGATGAAGGATCCCGAAGCCGGTCCGACCGGCAAGGAAACGCAGCCGCGCTCACCGGGCAAGGTGCTGTCGCACCGCGTGGAGTACTGCGGCCAGGCGCTGACCGATGCGCTGGCAAAGACCCCGTCTACCGCGCTGGATGCACCAGCGCGTGACTACCAGCAGGCCTTCCAGTCGCTGTACGCGCTGATCGAACGCGCCGACGGCTACTTCACCCGTGAGGACTATCGCCGCGATGGCGGTGAGGGCCTGCGCAGCCAGCACGCGCCGTTGATGCAGGCCTATGCCGGTTTCTTCAAGGCCAGCGAGGCACTGGATGCGGCACTGGAGAAGAACGAGAACGATCGTCGCGCGGCACAGCTGAAGCAGATCGAGGAGAGCGAAGGCCGTTCGCTGGCCTATTACCACCTGCGCCTGCTGGGCGATGGCAAGCAGCTGGCCACGGCTTTCCAGGGTGACGCACCGGACCTGCCGGCGTTGCGCACGCAGCTGGCCGATTACCAGGCGCTGGTGACGGAAATCCAGAATTCCGGGGTGGGCAAGGACGACCCGATGTGGGGCCACGTGCAGCGTTCGGCGGACAAGCTGGTGCGCACGGCCGGGCGCGGCGTGGAGCGTCTGCAGCAGGGCAAGCCGATCACCGCCGAAGGGCTGGCTGCCGAGCGCAAGGCATCGGGCAGCTGGCTTACCACCGATCCTGAAGGAGCGCAGTCGACGATCCTGGACGCCTACAACGATCTGGTGACCACCAGCAACCGCATGAGGTGA
- a CDS encoding DUF2867 domain-containing protein, which yields MSAAAVVSGAPSAGNALHAQLPGAGFVHACRATTRRDGRSALQAYQDMAATIPGWFDGLMALRNHGMRLLGMKDLGSLRAVQDVEDPRPGQRLGIFTLQSLDDDAIVLEDDDRHLRVQLALQWQGDVLEVATVVHTHNAFGRLYMLPVAPVHRLIVPHLLRRQVQAYR from the coding sequence GTGAGCGCCGCCGCGGTCGTGAGTGGAGCGCCGAGTGCGGGCAACGCGCTGCATGCGCAGCTGCCCGGTGCCGGCTTCGTGCACGCCTGCCGGGCGACGACCCGCCGCGACGGGCGTTCGGCCCTGCAGGCCTACCAGGACATGGCGGCGACCATTCCCGGCTGGTTCGATGGCTTGATGGCCCTGCGCAACCACGGCATGCGACTGCTGGGCATGAAGGATCTGGGCTCGCTGCGTGCAGTGCAGGATGTGGAAGATCCCCGCCCAGGGCAACGGCTGGGCATCTTCACCCTGCAGTCGCTGGATGACGATGCCATCGTGCTGGAAGACGATGACCGCCACCTGCGCGTGCAGCTGGCCCTGCAATGGCAGGGCGACGTACTGGAAGTGGCGACGGTGGTGCATACCCACAACGCGTTCGGGCGCCTCTACATGCTGCCGGTCGCACCCGTGCATCGGCTGATCGTGCCGCATCTGCTGCGGAGGCAGGTGCAGGCCTACCGGTAA
- a CDS encoding ion transporter, translated as MRPFSAPQLNPATETGWRRRWFDIIYRHDSRPSRNFDLILVVAIVASILVVMIDSVQHLHAEWSTGLYILEWGFTIIFTAEYLLRLAVVRRPLRYAVSIWGIIDLLSILPAYLSLFVPGAQSLLVVRALRILRVFRILKLTRYIEESGLLMTSLWRSRRKVLVFLFTVITITIIAGALMYVIEGPEHGFTNIPASMYWAVVTMATVGFGDIVPQTVLGRFVTSVLILIGYSIIAVPTGIYTAELASTMREAELAARRDARGCPHCGLEGHEPDARHCRKCGGELPDAFNH; from the coding sequence ATGCGACCGTTTTCCGCCCCCCAGCTGAACCCCGCCACCGAGACCGGCTGGCGCCGTCGGTGGTTCGACATCATCTACCGCCACGACTCGCGGCCCTCGCGCAATTTCGACCTGATCCTGGTGGTGGCCATCGTCGCCAGCATCCTGGTGGTGATGATCGACAGCGTGCAGCACCTGCATGCCGAATGGTCCACCGGGCTGTACATCCTGGAATGGGGCTTCACGATCATCTTCACCGCCGAGTACCTGCTGCGGCTGGCGGTGGTCCGGCGACCACTGCGCTATGCGGTGAGCATCTGGGGCATCATCGATCTGCTGTCGATCCTGCCCGCCTACCTGTCCTTGTTCGTGCCCGGCGCGCAGAGCCTGCTGGTGGTGCGCGCACTGCGCATCCTGCGCGTGTTCCGCATCCTCAAGCTGACCCGCTACATCGAAGAAAGCGGCCTGCTGATGACCTCGCTGTGGCGCAGCCGGCGCAAGGTGCTGGTATTCCTGTTCACGGTGATCACCATCACCATCATCGCCGGTGCGCTGATGTATGTGATCGAAGGACCGGAGCACGGCTTCACCAATATTCCGGCCAGCATGTACTGGGCGGTGGTGACCATGGCCACGGTCGGCTTTGGCGACATCGTGCCGCAGACCGTGCTCGGCCGCTTCGTCACCTCGGTGCTGATCCTGATCGGCTACAGCATCATCGCCGTGCCCACCGGCATCTATACCGCCGAACTGGCCAGCACCATGCGCGAAGCCGAGCTGGCGGCGCGCCGTGATGCCCGCGGCTGCCCGCATTGCGGGCTGGAAGGCCACGAGCCGGATGCACGGCATTGCCGCAAGTGCGGCGGTGAACTGCCCGATGCGTTCAACCATTGA
- a CDS encoding DUF4288 domain-containing protein produces MWYCAHAIFYYESQGQESFLVHENVYLISADNDERALENANALACGYEDLSGRLMGEDGEPSLYRFAGIRKLISVETDEDTAEGRLHSGVEVTYSVMAVDTLDQVRRLARGDGVEVLYQE; encoded by the coding sequence ATGTGGTACTGCGCACACGCCATTTTCTATTACGAGAGCCAAGGGCAGGAATCGTTCCTGGTGCATGAGAACGTGTACCTGATCAGTGCCGATAACGACGAGCGCGCTCTTGAGAATGCAAACGCGCTTGCTTGCGGGTATGAGGATCTGAGCGGCCGCCTGATGGGGGAAGACGGTGAACCGTCCCTCTATCGATTCGCCGGAATCCGCAAGCTGATATCGGTAGAGACTGATGAGGACACTGCCGAGGGACGCCTGCACTCCGGTGTGGAGGTCACGTACTCCGTCATGGCGGTGGATACGTTGGATCAGGTGAGACGTCTTGCCCGTGGTGATGGCGTGGAAGTGCTGTACCAGGAATAG
- the hemL gene encoding glutamate-1-semialdehyde 2,1-aminomutase — protein MNHDQSHALFSRAQQLLPGGVNSPVRAFKSVGGEPFFVERADGAYLYDVDGNRYIDYVGSWGPMIVGHNHPAVRQAVKRAIDNGLSFGAPCAAEVTMAETITRLVPSCEMVRMVNSGTEATLSAIRLARGATGRNRIVKFEGCYHGHGDSFLVKAGSGMLTLGVPTSPGVPAGLSELTLTLPYNDFEAATALFEQQGEDIAGLIIEPVVGNANCIPPRAGYLQHLRELCTTHGALLIFDEVMTGFRVALGGAQAHYGITPDLTTFGKIIGGGMPVGAYGGRRELMQQIAPAGPIYQAGTLSGNPVAMAAGLAMLELVQQPGFHADLAERTARLCAGLEAAAAEAGVAVTTTRVGAMFGLFFTDETVETYAQATACDIAAFNRFFHAMLEQGVFLAPSAYEAGFLSSAHDDTVIEATLAAARVAFKAAKG, from the coding sequence ATGAACCACGACCAGTCCCACGCCCTGTTCTCCCGCGCCCAGCAGCTGCTGCCCGGCGGCGTCAATTCCCCGGTGCGCGCGTTCAAGTCGGTGGGCGGTGAGCCGTTCTTCGTCGAGCGCGCCGACGGTGCCTACCTGTACGACGTCGACGGCAACCGCTACATCGACTACGTGGGTTCCTGGGGCCCGATGATCGTCGGCCACAACCACCCGGCCGTGCGCCAGGCGGTGAAGCGGGCGATCGACAACGGCCTGTCGTTCGGCGCGCCGTGTGCGGCCGAAGTGACCATGGCCGAAACCATTACCCGGCTGGTGCCGTCGTGCGAAATGGTGCGCATGGTCAACTCGGGCACCGAAGCCACGTTGTCGGCGATCCGGCTGGCACGCGGTGCCACCGGCCGCAATCGCATCGTCAAGTTCGAAGGCTGCTACCACGGGCACGGCGACTCGTTCCTGGTCAAGGCTGGCAGCGGCATGCTGACCCTGGGCGTGCCGACCTCGCCGGGTGTGCCGGCCGGCCTGAGCGAACTGACCCTGACCCTGCCCTACAACGATTTCGAAGCCGCCACCGCGCTGTTCGAACAGCAGGGCGAGGACATCGCCGGCCTGATCATCGAACCGGTGGTGGGCAACGCCAACTGCATTCCGCCGCGCGCGGGCTACCTGCAGCACCTGCGTGAACTGTGCACGACGCATGGTGCGCTGCTGATCTTCGACGAAGTGATGACCGGCTTCCGCGTGGCGCTGGGCGGCGCGCAGGCGCACTACGGCATCACCCCGGACCTGACCACCTTCGGCAAGATCATCGGCGGCGGCATGCCGGTGGGTGCCTATGGCGGCCGCCGCGAACTGATGCAGCAGATCGCCCCGGCCGGCCCGATCTACCAGGCCGGCACGCTGAGCGGCAATCCGGTGGCGATGGCCGCCGGCCTGGCGATGCTGGAGCTGGTCCAGCAGCCAGGCTTCCACGCCGATCTGGCCGAGCGCACCGCGCGCCTGTGCGCCGGCCTGGAAGCGGCTGCCGCCGAGGCCGGCGTGGCCGTGACCACCACCCGCGTGGGCGCGATGTTCGGCCTGTTCTTCACCGATGAAACGGTGGAGACCTACGCACAGGCCACCGCCTGTGACATTGCCGCCTTCAACCGCTTCTTCCACGCAATGCTGGAACAGGGCGTGTTCCTGGCACCGTCGGCGTACGAGGCCGGCTTCCTGTCCAGCGCACACGACGACACGGTGATCGAGGCGACGCTGGCCGCTGCACGCGTAGCGTTCAAGGCCGCGAAGGGCTGA
- a CDS encoding YiiG family protein — MTRTLSTAALAASLSLILTACGGKSPATAGESGPAAKPGSGATLSDTQQQLTAKLNAYIECFNALDSKTHRSIESYTRWIKDVDAGPTGRETQVYGPSEISDYDMKRCDAPVSEAIAAKPALADLDAAAGRYQQSLKALVPVSKDAHDYYDRQDYEDDQFAKGKQMHAPLMAAFKAFVVASEAFNAELERQNDAAQREQLKVLEQAEGRTREYYRLAMMLEAKAIVELMSEDDFDPAKAGERLDAFNRISDEAHAKVADQEPGKLDWNSFEREAENFRREGKERLQRVSSKTPYSDFERRMLDSPSMAPRGSASKLMQEYNTLVFQSNRQ; from the coding sequence ATGACACGTACGCTTTCCACTGCGGCGCTGGCCGCTTCGCTGTCGTTGATCCTGACTGCCTGCGGCGGCAAGTCGCCCGCAACGGCGGGTGAAAGCGGACCGGCCGCCAAGCCGGGCAGCGGCGCGACGCTGTCCGATACGCAGCAGCAGTTGACTGCCAAACTCAATGCCTACATCGAGTGCTTCAACGCACTCGATTCGAAGACTCACCGCAGCATCGAGTCGTACACGCGCTGGATCAAGGACGTGGACGCGGGCCCGACCGGGCGCGAGACGCAGGTGTACGGCCCGTCGGAGATCAGCGATTACGACATGAAGCGCTGCGACGCCCCGGTGAGCGAGGCGATCGCTGCCAAGCCGGCACTGGCCGATCTGGATGCCGCCGCGGGCCGCTATCAGCAGTCGCTGAAGGCGCTGGTGCCGGTCAGCAAGGATGCCCACGACTACTACGATCGCCAGGATTACGAGGACGACCAGTTTGCCAAGGGCAAGCAGATGCACGCGCCGTTGATGGCGGCCTTCAAGGCGTTCGTGGTCGCCAGCGAAGCGTTCAATGCCGAGCTGGAGCGCCAGAACGACGCGGCCCAGCGCGAGCAGCTCAAGGTGCTGGAACAGGCCGAGGGGCGCACGCGCGAGTACTACCGCCTGGCAATGATGCTGGAAGCGAAGGCGATCGTGGAGCTGATGAGCGAGGACGACTTTGATCCGGCCAAGGCCGGTGAACGACTGGATGCGTTCAACCGCATTTCCGACGAAGCGCATGCCAAGGTGGCCGATCAGGAACCGGGCAAGCTGGACTGGAACAGCTTCGAGCGCGAAGCCGAGAACTTCCGCCGGGAGGGCAAGGAGCGCCTGCAGCGGGTCAGCAGCAAGACGCCCTACAGCGATTTCGAGCGTCGCATGCTGGACTCGCCTTCGATGGCCCCGCGCGGTTCGGCCAGCAAGCTGATGCAGGAATACAACACGCTGGTCTTCCAGAGCAACCGCCAGTAA
- a CDS encoding SDR family oxidoreductase — MGSLQGKTLFITGASRGIGLAIALRAARDGANVAIAAKSSVPNPKLPGTIHSAAEAVTAAGGQGLALKCDIREEEQVQAAVAATVDTFGGIDILVNNASAIWLRGTLDTPMKRFDLMQQVNARGSFLCAQACLPYLLQAPNPHILTLAPPPSLEPKWWAPHTGYTLAKMGMSFVTLGLAAEFGPQGVAVNALWPRTVIATDAINMIPGVDAAGCRTPQIMADAAHAVLVREAAGFHGQFLIDDDVLAQAGITDLAGYAVDPSRPLLPDLFLD; from the coding sequence GTGGGCAGTCTGCAGGGCAAAACCCTTTTCATCACCGGTGCCTCGCGTGGCATCGGCCTGGCCATCGCGTTGCGCGCTGCGCGCGACGGCGCCAACGTCGCCATCGCGGCGAAGTCGTCGGTGCCCAATCCGAAGCTGCCCGGCACCATCCATAGCGCGGCCGAAGCCGTGACGGCCGCCGGTGGCCAGGGTCTGGCCCTGAAGTGCGACATCCGCGAGGAAGAACAGGTGCAGGCGGCGGTGGCGGCCACCGTGGATACCTTTGGCGGCATCGACATCCTGGTCAACAACGCCAGTGCGATCTGGCTGCGCGGCACGCTGGATACGCCGATGAAGCGCTTCGACCTGATGCAGCAGGTCAACGCGCGCGGCAGCTTCCTGTGCGCGCAGGCCTGCCTGCCATATCTGCTGCAGGCGCCGAACCCGCACATCCTCACCCTGGCCCCGCCGCCCAGCCTGGAACCGAAGTGGTGGGCGCCGCACACCGGCTACACGCTGGCCAAGATGGGCATGAGCTTCGTCACCCTGGGCCTGGCCGCGGAATTCGGCCCGCAGGGCGTGGCGGTCAATGCATTGTGGCCGCGCACGGTGATTGCCACCGATGCGATCAACATGATTCCCGGCGTGGACGCGGCCGGTTGCCGTACGCCGCAGATCATGGCCGACGCCGCGCATGCGGTGCTGGTGCGCGAGGCGGCGGGTTTCCACGGCCAGTTCCTGATCGACGATGACGTGCTGGCGCAGGCCGGCATCACCGATCTTGCCGGCTATGCGGTGGATCCGTCGCGGCCATTGCTGCCGGACCTGTTCCTGGACTGA
- the thiE gene encoding thiamine phosphate synthase, whose translation MTSASPAPRGVYLITPDEPDTARLLDRTAPLLAAGATWLQYRNKTASDALRQEQATALQGLCAAHGVPLIINDDPVLAKAVGAAGVHLGGTDGDISSARALLGPDAIIGASCYDQLASAEKAVAAGATYVAFGAFFPTTTKVTTSRAHTDLLRQSAALGVPRVAIGGLTPDNVGPIIEAGADLVAVVSGIYAAPDPVATQRAFLAQFA comes from the coding sequence ATGACTTCTGCTTCCCCGGCGCCCCGCGGCGTCTACCTGATCACCCCGGACGAGCCGGATACCGCGCGCCTGCTGGACCGCACCGCGCCGCTGCTGGCCGCCGGTGCCACCTGGCTGCAGTACCGCAACAAGACCGCCAGCGATGCCCTGCGGCAGGAACAGGCGACGGCCCTGCAAGGCCTGTGCGCCGCCCACGGCGTGCCGCTGATCATCAACGACGATCCGGTGCTGGCCAAGGCCGTGGGCGCCGCCGGCGTGCATCTGGGCGGCACCGACGGCGACATTTCCAGCGCGCGCGCCCTGCTCGGGCCCGATGCCATCATCGGCGCCTCCTGCTACGACCAGCTGGCCAGTGCCGAAAAGGCCGTGGCCGCCGGTGCCACCTATGTGGCCTTCGGCGCGTTCTTCCCGACCACCACCAAGGTCACCACCAGCCGTGCCCATACCGATCTGCTGCGGCAAAGCGCCGCACTGGGCGTGCCGCGGGTGGCGATCGGCGGGCTGACCCCGGACAATGTCGGTCCCATCATCGAAGCCGGCGCCGACCTGGTGGCCGTGGTCAGCGGCATCTACGCCGCACCGGACCCGGTCGCAACCCAGCGCGCCTTCCTCGCCCAGTTCGCGTAA
- a CDS encoding HAD-IA family hydrolase — protein MQIDLLLLDVDGVLVRYQRAQRVLQLAHALDVPTQAVQAALYDSGLEAAHDDGTLDGPAYLERLALQLGRSVDVPAWIAARQAASHPQQAVLHRLERLQLPMAVLTNNGALMKQALPILLPELFPALQERVFCSADFGLRKPAPEVFLRTLETLGVAPAHTLFVDDLFANVRGARAAGLHAETVRDGRGLGKVLKRYAVR, from the coding sequence ATGCAGATCGATCTGTTGCTGCTGGATGTGGATGGCGTGCTGGTGCGGTACCAGCGCGCGCAGCGCGTGCTGCAGCTTGCGCACGCACTGGACGTGCCGACGCAGGCGGTGCAGGCCGCGCTCTACGACAGTGGGCTGGAGGCGGCGCATGACGACGGCACGCTGGATGGCCCCGCCTATCTGGAGCGGCTGGCCTTACAACTGGGCAGGAGCGTGGATGTGCCCGCCTGGATCGCCGCCCGCCAGGCCGCCAGCCACCCGCAGCAGGCAGTGCTGCACCGGCTGGAAAGGCTGCAGCTGCCGATGGCGGTGCTGACCAACAACGGCGCGCTGATGAAACAGGCGTTGCCCATCCTGCTGCCGGAACTGTTCCCTGCCCTGCAGGAGCGTGTTTTCTGCAGTGCGGATTTCGGCCTGCGCAAGCCGGCACCGGAGGTGTTCCTACGCACGCTGGAAACACTGGGTGTGGCGCCTGCACACACGCTGTTCGTCGATGACCTGTTTGCCAACGTGCGCGGCGCACGTGCCGCCGGCCTGCACGCGGAAACCGTGCGCGACGGCCGTGGCCTCGGCAAGGTGTTGAAGCGCTACGCGGTGAGGTAG
- a CDS encoding rubredoxin, whose amino-acid sequence MAARESSPDYPMSDATPTTLRTWMCVVCGFLYREADGLPEEGIAPGTRWEDIPETWTCPDCGVSKADFEMVEVD is encoded by the coding sequence ATGGCGGCCCGTGAATCCAGCCCCGATTATCCGATGAGCGATGCCACCCCCACCACCTTGCGTACCTGGATGTGTGTGGTCTGCGGCTTTCTGTACCGCGAAGCGGACGGCCTGCCGGAAGAGGGCATCGCGCCGGGCACGCGCTGGGAGGACATTCCCGAGACCTGGACCTGCCCCGACTGTGGGGTGAGCAAGGCCGATTTCGAGATGGTCGAGGTCGATTGA